A section of the Streptomyces sp. Je 1-369 genome encodes:
- the miaB gene encoding tRNA (N6-isopentenyl adenosine(37)-C2)-methylthiotransferase MiaB, whose protein sequence is MSAKTYEVRTYGCQMNVHDSERLSGLLEDAGYERAPEGADGDADVVVFNTCAVRENADNRLYGNLGRLAPMKTKRPGMQIAVGGCLAQKDRDTIVKRAPWVDVVFGTHNIGKLPVLLERARVQEEAQVEIAESLEAFPSTLPTRRESAYAAWVSISVGCNNTCTFCIVPALRGKEKDRRTGDILAEIEALVGEGVSEITLLGQNVNAYGSDIGDREAFSKLLRACGKIEGLERVRFTSPHPRDFTDDVIAAMAETPNVMPQLHMPMQSGSDPILKAMRRSYRQDRFLGIIEKVRAAMPDAAISTDIIVGFPGETEEDFEQTMHAVREARFANAFTFQYSKRPGTPAATMEGQIPKEVVQSRYERLVAVQEEISWEENKKQVGRTLDLMVAEGEGRKDGATHRLSGRAPDNRLVHFTKPDTEVRPGDVVTVEITYAAPHHLLAEGAVLNVRPTRAGDAWEKRNAEAAAKPAGVMLGLPKIGAPAPLPVATGSGCGCD, encoded by the coding sequence ATGAGCGCGAAGACTTACGAGGTGCGCACCTACGGGTGCCAGATGAACGTCCATGACTCCGAGCGGCTCTCCGGGCTGCTGGAGGACGCCGGTTACGAACGAGCGCCCGAAGGAGCCGACGGCGACGCCGACGTCGTCGTCTTCAACACGTGCGCCGTGCGCGAGAACGCCGACAACCGTCTGTACGGCAATCTCGGCCGCCTGGCGCCGATGAAGACCAAGCGGCCAGGGATGCAGATCGCCGTCGGCGGCTGTCTGGCCCAGAAGGACCGCGACACCATCGTCAAGCGGGCCCCCTGGGTCGACGTGGTCTTCGGCACGCACAACATCGGCAAGCTGCCGGTCCTCCTGGAGCGCGCCCGCGTCCAGGAAGAGGCACAGGTCGAGATCGCCGAGTCGCTCGAAGCCTTCCCTTCGACACTGCCGACCCGCCGCGAGAGCGCGTACGCGGCCTGGGTCTCCATCTCCGTCGGCTGCAACAACACGTGCACCTTCTGCATCGTGCCCGCGCTGCGCGGCAAGGAGAAGGACCGCAGGACCGGCGACATCCTCGCGGAGATCGAGGCGCTCGTCGGTGAGGGCGTCTCCGAGATCACCCTCCTCGGGCAGAACGTGAACGCGTACGGCTCCGACATCGGCGACCGCGAGGCCTTCAGCAAGCTCCTGCGGGCCTGCGGAAAGATCGAGGGCCTGGAGCGCGTGCGCTTCACCTCCCCGCACCCGCGCGACTTCACCGACGACGTGATCGCCGCGATGGCCGAGACGCCGAACGTGATGCCGCAGCTCCACATGCCGATGCAGTCCGGCTCGGACCCGATCCTCAAGGCGATGCGCCGCTCGTACCGGCAGGATCGTTTCCTGGGCATCATCGAGAAGGTCCGCGCAGCCATGCCGGACGCGGCGATCTCGACCGACATCATCGTGGGCTTCCCCGGCGAGACCGAGGAGGACTTCGAGCAGACGATGCACGCGGTCCGTGAGGCCCGCTTCGCGAACGCCTTCACCTTCCAGTACTCCAAGCGTCCCGGGACCCCGGCGGCCACCATGGAGGGGCAGATCCCCAAGGAGGTCGTCCAGTCGCGTTACGAGCGTCTGGTGGCCGTCCAGGAGGAGATCTCCTGGGAGGAGAACAAGAAGCAGGTCGGCCGCACCCTGGACCTGATGGTCGCCGAGGGCGAGGGCCGCAAGGACGGCGCCACCCACCGCCTCTCCGGCCGTGCGCCCGACAACCGCCTGGTCCACTTCACCAAGCCGGACACCGAGGTGCGCCCCGGTGACGTCGTGACCGTCGAGATCACCTACGCCGCCCCGCACCACCTGCTCGCCGAGGGCGCCGTCCTGAACGTGCGTCCCACGCGCGCGGGTGATGCCTGGGAGAAGCGGAACGCCGAGGCGGCCGCGAAGCCCGCAGGCGTGATGCTGGGCCTGCCGAAGATCGGCGCCCCTGCGCCGCTCCCGGTGGCGACGGGCAGCGGCTGCGGCTGCGACTGA
- a CDS encoding class III extradiol dioxygenase subunit B-like domain-containing protein, protein MLVAAAVCPCPPLLVPEVAAGAAPELDAARAACSDAIGVLAAARPGLLVVIGPAGQSGRGPHPQGARGSFRGFGVDVDVHLGPVPSETEPDAGAEGQRELPASLAVAGRLLERTQWSAAPVEGLGVGEPCDAERCIQVGRDIGARADRVALLVMGDASACRTLKAPGYLDERAAGFDAEIGRALGEADVEALKALDAGLAYELKAAGRAPWQVLAGAAESAALSGELLYEDAPYGVGYVVAAWS, encoded by the coding sequence ATGCTTGTCGCCGCAGCTGTCTGCCCCTGTCCTCCGTTGCTCGTTCCCGAGGTCGCCGCGGGTGCCGCTCCTGAACTCGACGCCGCGCGGGCGGCGTGTTCGGACGCCATCGGGGTGCTCGCCGCCGCACGGCCCGGCCTCCTCGTGGTGATCGGTCCCGCCGGGCAGAGCGGGCGCGGACCGCACCCGCAGGGCGCGCGCGGGTCGTTCCGGGGGTTCGGGGTGGACGTCGACGTCCACCTCGGCCCGGTGCCGTCCGAAACGGAACCGGACGCCGGCGCTGAGGGGCAGCGTGAGCTTCCGGCGTCGCTCGCTGTCGCGGGCCGACTGCTCGAACGCACCCAGTGGTCGGCCGCGCCGGTGGAAGGTCTCGGTGTGGGGGAACCATGTGACGCCGAGCGGTGCATTCAGGTCGGCAGGGACATCGGGGCCCGGGCCGACCGGGTGGCGCTGCTGGTGATGGGCGACGCCAGTGCGTGCCGCACGCTGAAGGCGCCGGGATACCTCGACGAGCGGGCGGCCGGCTTCGACGCGGAGATCGGGCGGGCCCTCGGAGAGGCCGATGTCGAGGCGCTGAAGGCGCTGGACGCGGGTCTCGCGTACGAACTGAAGGCGGCGGGCCGTGCGCCCTGGCAGGTGCTCGCCGGGGCGGCGGAGAGCGCGGCGCTGAGCGGCGAGCTGCTCTACGAGGACGCGCCGTACGGGGTGGGGTACGTGGTGGCCGCCTGGTCGTAG
- a CDS encoding antitoxin, whose protein sequence is MGFLDQLKAKLAPAKGKVSDLAQQHGDKIDQGLDKAAKVVDEKTKGKYSDKIQAGTGKAKDAVDRIAGADDGKGAGGSAGPPTSQSPPSPPPAS, encoded by the coding sequence ATGGGCTTCCTTGACCAACTGAAAGCCAAGCTCGCCCCTGCGAAGGGCAAGGTCTCGGACCTGGCGCAGCAGCACGGGGACAAGATCGACCAGGGCCTGGACAAGGCTGCGAAGGTGGTCGACGAGAAGACCAAGGGCAAGTACAGCGACAAGATCCAGGCGGGCACGGGGAAGGCGAAGGACGCCGTCGACCGCATCGCGGGGGCCGACGACGGCAAGGGCGCGGGCGGCAGCGCCGGCCCTCCGACGTCTCAGTCGCCTCCGTCACCCCCGCCGGCTTCCTGA
- the miaA gene encoding tRNA (adenosine(37)-N6)-dimethylallyltransferase MiaA, with product MSSAAPAPRVIAVVGPTAAGKSDLGVFLAQRLGGEIVNADSMQLYRGMDIGTAKLTPDERGGVPHHLLDIWDVTEAASVAEYQKLARAEIDRLLAEGRWPILVGGSGLYVRGAVDHLEFPGTDPGVRARLEEELTLQGSGALHTRLAAADPEAARAILPSNGRRIVRALEVIEITGKPFTANLPGHESVYDTIQIGVDVARPELDERIATRVDRMWERGLVDEVRALEAQGLREGRTAARALGYQQVLAALAGECTEDEARAETVRATKRFARRQDSWFRRDPRVHWLSGALADREELPARALALVERPVTA from the coding sequence GTGAGTAGCGCAGCCCCCGCCCCGCGGGTCATCGCCGTCGTCGGTCCGACCGCGGCAGGAAAGTCCGATCTGGGCGTTTTCCTCGCCCAACGCCTCGGCGGCGAAATCGTCAACGCCGACTCGATGCAGCTCTACCGAGGGATGGATATCGGCACCGCCAAGCTGACGCCCGACGAGCGCGGCGGTGTGCCCCACCATCTCCTCGACATCTGGGACGTCACGGAGGCGGCCAGCGTCGCCGAGTACCAGAAACTGGCCCGCGCCGAGATCGACCGGCTCCTCGCGGAGGGGCGCTGGCCCATCCTCGTCGGCGGCTCCGGCCTCTACGTCAGAGGGGCCGTGGACCACCTGGAGTTCCCCGGCACCGACCCCGGCGTGCGGGCCCGCCTGGAGGAAGAGCTCACGCTGCAGGGCTCCGGAGCACTGCACACCCGCCTCGCCGCCGCCGACCCCGAGGCGGCCCGGGCCATTCTGCCCAGCAACGGCCGCCGGATCGTCCGCGCCCTCGAGGTCATCGAGATCACCGGCAAGCCCTTCACCGCCAACCTCCCCGGCCACGAATCCGTCTACGACACGATCCAGATCGGCGTCGACGTGGCACGCCCCGAACTCGACGAACGCATCGCCACGCGCGTGGACCGCATGTGGGAGCGCGGCCTGGTCGACGAAGTGCGTGCGCTGGAGGCTCAGGGGCTGCGCGAGGGGCGTACGGCGGCACGCGCGCTCGGCTACCAACAGGTGCTCGCGGCGCTCGCAGGAGAGTGCACCGAGGACGAGGCGCGCGCCGAAACCGTGCGCGCCACCAAGCGCTTCGCACGCCGCCAGGACTCCTGGTTCCGCCGTGATCCGCGGGTGCACTGGCTCAGCGGGGCACTGGCCGACCGCGAGGAACTCCCGGCAC